Below is a window of Pocillopora verrucosa isolate sample1 chromosome 6, ASM3666991v2, whole genome shotgun sequence DNA.
tagctttggtttcaggaattctagcttcatcgcaactcttagaaaatttacgagtgctttcctcttctagctcgacttcacgcTTTAATGgcgtgaagtcgagctagaagaggaaagcactcataactacttgctttaattcttccccacatgaattttgtgaaacaggctcatcacaagctactaggccgtacaaaatagaatcaatactaaaattgtcttctaccctttcttccgaaaaactattttgtgtaagaaaaagctcctcgtcactaaacaagccgtccataatgacagcacaaacgcagagaaacgagtcgttggaaaactttcgtacatataccgaaaacctagtaaacaagaacaagacaaaacatcaaacaatagaacatataaacaaaggaacaaagaaaatatcaaagcacaaaaaaaaaaagtctagcgcttatcacggaggaatgagcaacaacttttcgcagtactgcgagaaacgcacacatcaggttgcttctattgttctccgtttctcacctaagtgtgacggtactaattagccggcgtttgtccccttgaacaaaggatcgctatataaagatccttcatgaataatttcatgaaataagtcagataaatacctcgaacgtcggtattaatccatatacatccctcgggcctacggccctcgggatgtatatggattaatacctccgttctcggtatttatctcttacttaaaCTAGCCATGATCTAAAGAAGATCTCTGTTTATTACAGTTTCTTTAATAGTAGCATGGGTAGGACAATTTTTCCAGAAGGCACcctattttgttgacaataactttaagtaaaaaatttccttgcttGGATTAGCATCTGCTATCTGCAAGTTGAAGGaatattttgtatattgaatatgagaaaatagataaagTGTGATGTGAGAATCAGgaacctttttaaatttttgatgatctcctttattctcgtgacccatacatttgattcaaggatgatactgtaaggagaaattagaagccaaacTAAAACTGTGTTAAACTAGCCATGATCTACAGTTTCTTTAATAGTAGTATGAGTACGACAATTTTTCCAAAAGGCACTcgattttgttgacagtaatcTTAAGTAAAAAATTGCCCCATCTGGATTAGCATCTGCTATCTGCATgtcaaaggaatattttttatattgaatatgagaaaatagataaaatgtGAGGTGAAAATCaggaactttttaaatttttgatgatctcctttattcttgtgacccatacatttgattcaaggatgatactgtaaggagaaattagaagccaatcacagctcttagaggttaaagggttaaaatggaagatgcatcaaacttattttattgaTCTGTTGTGTGATATTTAACTCATTTGGAGTGCTGTAATATTCTGGTGTTGCAAAGATAgaataaagtaatgatttttgtGTGTGCTCTGTAATGTTGCCTTCCATGTGTTAATAACAAGCATTTCTTTACAGAGGACTTGATTTCATGGCTTCTGCCACCCCATTGCATCCTTCTACCAAGGAGACCTCTAATTATGCGCAGCTCTGTTGCCTTCTTGTTAAAGTTGGATCACTTGTGCTAAGGGATATCTTTGACCGGGTATGTCCATCAGAAAACCTTCATGCAGTTCTGACTAATCCCACAAACCATGCCAAATTGAAAACACTGCGAAAGAAGAGAGTCCTGAGTACTTCCCAGTGGGAGAAACTGTATCCTGCTTCCAAATCTTCAGTTTCCTCAAAGGACTTTGACACCTCCCTACTGCTATTTCTTCTGAAGAATATCTGCGGTCTGACTCTCCCTGCCTCTGGCTGGAATAACCTTCCTCCATCACTCGCATCAAGTTTTTCAGGGACAGAGTTTTCAGTCATGCTGCTAACGCTTCAGTTGATGATCCCACTTTTAATTTGTACTGGAACAACATCAAAGACACTTTTCTGCGCATTGGAAGGACCTGCTATGAGGAAGTCATAGATGATCCTACACTCCATTGTATGGATACTGATCTTGAAGAACACTACCGAGAGCTTCTGAAAGAGTGGTTGAAAGATGATGACTGCATCACAGACAAATTGCATGAAGACAAGATTGtgaaaaaggccaggaaaggaGGGGACATGGACGATTCCTTTgacatttctgaacaaaattcatGGGAGAGAGgtgtgtgtaattttttttaaaaccagagTTTTAAACTAACTTGTAGAGTCAATAATGTACAGTAAGTCGTACTAGATCATTAGATGAGATTGAAttttgtgcagatttttttttttaaagttacaaCTATGTGTAATTGAAGTTGTGAATCTTTGATACATCAACTGTATCCATAAtgtacttttttttcccttcatctttcttatcttttgatttccatttgggtAAGCTATTTATTGTCacataaaaatgtttaaaaaaaactacaacctTCTTTTTCAGAGACAGTAATAATGCCAGGGGAAAATACATCAGCACAGACTGGCAATAGCAGCCCACCGGAGCTCAGTGTGAAACTTCCAGAGTTGAGTGATCTTCCAACAATCTGTAATCCGTGGGAAACTGTCGAACTTcctgttgatattcttttattaacagTGGAAGACTGTGAGTTCTTAAGCTGCTTTGCTTACCTGAAGAAACCCTTTAAGAGTTACCACATTAGTGCTGGCTATGTGTACTTTGGGTGCATGGgtgatgatcaaggaaagaaaatgaaaatcgcaTTGATGAGGTGCTCCAAAGGTTTTGATGCTCCTGGGGGTTCTTTGTCCGTTTCAAAAGATGCGATTTTGCTAATGAGACCTAAGgctattttttctgttggtgcctgcagtggtttgaacagcaaaaaggtcaagttaggaGATGTGGTTGTTTCAGCAAAGCTGATAACAGCTGCACACAAAACTACCCCCAGCAGAGATATTGGTAACTTGATCAAACATGTGGCTGATGGGTGGAAGGCACCTTTACAAAATGCTGATGAATATAATGCCAAAGTGCACTGTGATGGAGTGGTTCTGAGTATCTCAGAGGCAAACAGAGATATGATTAGGAAACATCCTGAagcaattgcagttgaaatggaGGGTGGAGGTGAGAATCATAATAACTCAAATTATTGATGAGCCAAGCACTTTTGCACTTGGaggaagtgttttgaaaaacactgCTCTTGTATTGTCTCTGCTGGTTCATGAAATAGTATGTACCATCTAGCATGCCAAATTTGCAGGAATTGTATATTGCATAATAATAGTGATTTTGTGTTTGGCTGGGGTAGGAAGATTTTTTTACAGGTGAAGGTGACTGAATACTTCTTCTGGCTAAATTGCTTCTTCTAAATTGCCTCTTCTAAATTCTGGCTTCTTCTGGCTAAATTGCTCCTTCAGGGTGCCATGAATTATCTTACATTTGTCATCTCAAAAATGTAGAAAGTATTTTGTTGAGTACATGTAGTTTGAGAGTTGAGGAATAGTATCACAGTCCCTGTTAACGCTTaaactcccatgactgaccaagacagagtttctccttacagtatcatcatgatatcaagcagataagtaatgggaaaataaaaaagagtcAACTAGAGGATTAgtggttgatccaaaaccaaattatcctaactaacatcataggaattgtataaTAGAAacaaaccctttaactcccaagatcttattagcagttctccttactgtctgtgaaatgattttcattatgttactttggagaatttggtattggatcaattaataatcccataattgacatttttatttattctcatcacttgtctgcatgatattgtatcgatatagtaaggagaaattcttacttggtcactcacgggagttaaagggttaaagagaattactaatgagatcttaggagtgaaagggttaactctatCTGACAGaagtttgtcttttgaaaaatgttgaaagttACCTATGAAACAGGGTGAAGCTTGAAGAATAATTTTACAGTCTCGcggtacaatttttttttaattactagttgaaaaaaattagatttcggaactaactaactaacttcATTCTGTGATGTGCATGTTTACAAACAGCTAGAGTGTGAATCTTTATGAGCTTTGActgaacaattattttaaggatGCTAAGAAAATACAGTACCGCTCGCGTATACGCTAACCGAAAAACGCGAATTAAACGCGCAAAAAATCGCATGCTATTGCGAATAAAAGAAATCGTGCGCGTCAAAAAATCACACGTGTGCGCACGACTTTTAGACATCAGCCTCTTTAGAATGTATGAGGTAGTCCTAACAGacatgagtgtttttttttttcaggagtgTATGCAGCAGCTcatgattttaagacagaatgggtGGTCGTCAAGGGCATCAAAGACTTTGCAGATGAAACGCAGTCTTCAAGtgagaaatggaaacaaattgcctgtgtgatggcagcatctgttgtggccaacattttgaaagatccagtcatattccaagattggcctcaCTTTAATGCAGGTATTTTTTGAGTGAGCAATATTAAAACAGAGTAAACCTATATAACCTCGTGGAAAGAGACATAAAGGGCCAGTTATTTAATAAAGTGTGGCCGTTGTTGAACAAAACCTCGCTCTAAACTATCTTCTAGTCAGCCGAACCATTTATCTGAACAGTTATTTTTTTGATCTGTGTCAAGAGAGCCAAAAGCTAACTGCGGATGGACATTTGTataattaaatcaaccctcttatagagaattCCTAAGGCCCATTGCTTGtgtaaaaccgcggtttgggttaaataaccggcccaaaGTTTGAAACCAACGAGGCTCAAATAAACTGCAAATAATATACTAGACAAATATACTGACAAAACTTGGCATGTGATCACACGGCAATTACGGACAATACAGTAAAGAGAtggtgtttgtttttaaaacagattATTACAACacaaatttgaatgaaaattcttaAGGTGGGCGATGAGTAATGCTTAATTTTCACTGAAAGTAGACCTGTGCCTTGTGCATGCAAAAAGGTGCTCTTTAGAAGGATTTGTAATTAGACCTCTCATCGCCGTCTGAGTAACCGGCGAGGCTGTTGTGTTTGGGTTTCTCCTTACAGCCCTTCCTTCTACGCGATCTATTGTAAATGTAGTGGCTATCAGTTGAGGCTTCTGCTCAGCTAACAATATTGAAATGTTCATCCTCAGGGGACATCAAAAGTTAccttgatgaaatgaaaattgatgtTGGAAGCAAGAGTCACGGGTTTGACGATTTGGCGGCACatcaaagagaaacaaagcaGCAAGGTGTGTATTACGCTAGCTAACTGAAAATTGGAATACTGGCTCGAGTTAGTTTTTGAAGGCGAAGCTTGAATTCGCCATCTCGCATGGAACTGAGAGCGAAAAATCCGATATTTTAATTTAGATCTAAATGTCAGTTAGACTTGAAAGGAAGATAGGCTCGTGTTTTTATGGAATATTGATACAAACGGGGGCCATCCCCCGTGCTGTTTACATTCGTTTCTATCGATCACGGAATAGATAGTGAGTagcttagccaatcagattgcagcttTTGCGATCGAACGCTAGTATATTTACTCTAAACCCTGATAATATCAGCCTTCGGCTTCGTCATATAACTCAGACCTAGGTGTTGAtatttcatgatatcatgctcaacatcatccaataattgcttacTTTCCGAGAGTCATGGCTTGTCGGTAAGAATGCCTCAAAAACTAACAGCCAGTTGTTTATCAGGCGGATATGACCCAACTGAAATGATTAATAACATTCGTCAACTCTACAAAACTCGGGAAGGTCGGCTGGCACCGTTTCCCTGGTGTGAAGACTTTAACTTCTCCTTTGACGACATCTACACCAGACTTAAAGTCATCTACAGAAAGAACACGAGAGGAACCGCAACAGACCGAGTTGTCACGATTTTCTGAAATCTTCAACCGGCACGAGGAATGTGAAGAACCAAGAGTAGTGTTAATTGAAGGGAAGCCTGGTATGGGAAAGACCACTTACtgtaaaaaagttgttttcgaCTGGGCCACAGGAAAACACGCAACCGGAAATTGCTTCACAAACTTCGTCATAATGCTTTTGATCAAATGTCGTGATGTTGAGTCTGGCATTTGGGAGGCCATTGAAGATCAACTTCTGCCTCAAGAAGTTAGTGAAGACGAACGAGAGAAGTTCTTCGACTTCATTCGCCACAATCAATCTAATGTTCTTCTGGTACTCGATGGATTGGATGAAGTTTCTGAGAAGAAGTTACctatattttcacaaattatTCAAGGCCGAGTACTGCCAAACTGTCGCGTGGTTGCAACGGCACGACACGAAGCTGGAGTCAAAGTTCGAAAATACTGCGACACGCTGCTAGAGGTTGAGGGATTTACTAGAGAAGATGTAGAAACCTTCATCAGAAATTACTTTAAAGCACAACAAAACTTGGCCGAGCAGCTTATCAAACACCTGTCTGGTGATTACAAGTTACATGAAATATTGACGAATCCTCTCAACACTGCGCTTCTTTGCCTGGTCTATGAAGATTTGAAAGGTGTATTTCCTGAAAGCAGAACGAAGCTGTACATGGAAATAGTGGAGTGTGTACTAAGAAGGTACAGAACAAAGCAGCAACTGCCAGAAAATGGTGAAGACCTTGTTGACCTTTACGAAAGCCAGTTGAAACACCTTGGTTGGATAGCTTTGAAAGGTTTACTTGAAGACAACTTGGATTTTGACGAGAAGGAGCTTAGAGAACATAAAGCAAGCGATTTACCTGgatttggatttctgtcagttcaGCCTGGAGGCAGTAAACTAAGACCAACTAGACGTTATAGCTTTCTTCACAAGACTTTCCAAGAATTCTTCGCAGCATTCTATCTACGTTGTCAGCTTATCAAGAAAGAAATCAGCCCGAACAGCATAGCTGCTAACAGAAAATATCGCCATGAGCTGAAAGAAGTGCTTTTGTTTGCATTTGGTATGCTAGTAGGACGATGCGAGGAAACAGTGGTGAACCTTCTGAAAAGCATAGCAACACAGTTAACCcaggaagaagagaaagacgTGGACGTTATATTAGAGTGTGTTA
It encodes the following:
- the LOC136282066 gene encoding LOW QUALITY PROTEIN: NLR family CARD domain-containing protein 3-like (The sequence of the model RefSeq protein was modified relative to this genomic sequence to represent the inferred CDS: inserted 1 base in 1 codon; deleted 1 base in 1 codon), which gives rise to MASATPLHPSTKETSNYAQLCCLLVKVGSLVLRDIFDRVCPSENLHAVLTNPTNHAKLKTLRKKRVLSTSQWEKLYPASKSSVSSKDFDTSLLLFLLKNICGLTLPASGWNNLPPXTRIKFFRDRVFSHAANASVDDPTFNLYWNNIKDTFLRIGRTCYEEVIDDPTLHCMDTDLEEHYRELLKEWLKDDDCITDKLHEDKIVKKARKGGDMDDSFDISEQNSWERETVIMPGENTSAQTGNSSPPELSVKLPELSDLPTICNPWETVELPVDILLLTVEDCEFLSCFAYLKKPFKSYHISAGYVYFGCMGDDQGKKMKIALMRCSKGFDAPGGSLSVSKDAILLMRPKAIFSVGACSGLNSKKVKLGDVVVSAKLITAAHKTTPSRDIGNLIKHVADGWKAPLQNADEYNAKVHCDGVVLSISEANRDMIRKHPEAIAVEMEGGGVYAAAHDFKTEWVVVKGIKDFADETQSSSEKWKQIACVMAASVVANILKDPVIFQDWPHFNAGDIKSYLDEMKIDVGSKSHGFDDLAAHQRETKQQGGYDPTEMINNIRQLYKTREGRLAPFPWCEDFNFSFDDIYTRLKVIYRKNTRGTATDRVVTISEIFNRHEECEEPRVVLIEGKPGMGKTTYCKKVVFDWATGKHATGNCFTNFVIMLLIKCRDVESGIWEAIEDQLLPQEVSEDEREKFFDFIRHNQSNVLLVLDGLDEVSEKKLPIFSQIIQGRVLPNCRVVATARHEAGVKVRKYCDTLLEVEGFTREDVETFIRNYFKAQQNLAEQLIKHLSGDYKLHEILTNPLNTALLCLVYEDLKGVFPESRTKLYMEIVECVLRRYRTKQQLPENGEDLVDLYESQLKHLGWIALKGLLEDNLDFDEKELREHKASDLPGFGFLSVQPGGSKLRPTRRYSFLHKTFQEFFAAFYLRCQLIKKEISPNSIAANRKYRHELKEVLLFAFGMLVGRCEETVVNLLKSIATQLTQEEEKDVDVILECVSECKKENKNVDEKLVTALGASLQTEAILVSKLILGDNEIGNDGAAALAECLKYNTSLTKLYLWDNKIGDAGVADLGECLKYNTSLEWLSLNSNEIGNDGAAALSECLKYNTSLEWLSLNSNEIGNDGAAALGECLKYNTSLTTLNLEENKIGDAGAAALGECLKYNKSLTELNLSEDVIGDDGAAALGECLKYNTSLTKLYLWDNKIGDAGVAALGECLKYNKSLTELNLSEDVIGDDGAAALGECLKYNTSLTKLYLWDNKIGDAGVAALGECLKYNTLLTKLSLKRNEIGYDGAAALGECLKYNTSLEWLSLDENEIGYDGAAALGECLKYNTSLEWLSLDENEIGNDGVADLGECLKYNTSLTKLSLKRNEIGYDGAAALGECLKYNTSLEWLSLDENEIGYDGAPALGECLKYNTSLTELILGDNEIGNDGAAALGECLKYNTSLTSLYLWDNKIGDAGVAALGECLKYNTSLEWLSLNRNEIGNDGAAALGECLKYNTSLTTLNLEENKIGDAGAAALGKLELKRCPSLRIHLY